The Desmodus rotundus isolate HL8 chromosome 3, HLdesRot8A.1, whole genome shotgun sequence genome includes a region encoding these proteins:
- the FOXQ1 gene encoding forkhead box protein Q1: MKLEVFSPRAAHGDKLGSDLEGAGGSNAPSPLSAAGDDSLGSDGDCAANSPAAGGSKRNERVGNARAEPAAEEGRAAATTGVLEAGAAGPGTESATVSEGGRSKPYTRRPKPPYSYIALIAMAIRDSAGGRLTLAEINEYLMGKFPFFRGSYTGWRNSVRHNLSLNDCFVKVLRDPSRPWGKDNYWMLNPNSEYTFADGVFRRRRKRLSQRAAAPAPGLQPEEAADPPSAPAALGSTQPRPPTLQEGRVSPVGKFSSSFAIDSILSKPFRNRLDGDSVPRMRLPWGATPCPPLPAYPAFLPRASSGAVLPLCACGAAEPAPHILLAPFSASAPAKPFRVPATGGGGHPYCPLRLPSALQAASARGPGPHLPYPVETLLA; encoded by the coding sequence ATGAAGCTGGAGGTGTTCAGCCCCCGCGCGGCCCACGGGGACAAGCTGGGTAGTGACCTGGAGGGTGCAGGCGGTAGCAACGCGCCCTCTCCGCTGTCGGCAGCCGGCGACGACTCTCTGGGTTCGGATGGGGACTGTGCGGCCAACAGCCCAGCTGCTGGCGGCAGCAAGCGGAATGAGAGAGTTGGGAATGCGAGAGCTGAGCCTGCGGCCGAAGAGGGCCGGGCGGCAGCGACCACTGGAGTCTTGGAGGCGGGGGCGGCGGGACCCGGGACGGAGAGCGCGACGGTCAGTGAGGGCGGGCGCAGCAAGCCGTACACACGGCGGCCCAAGCCCCCCTACTCATACATCGCGCTCATCGCAATGGCCATCCGTGACTCCGCCGGCGGGCGCCTGACGCTGGCCGAGATTAACGAGTACCTTATGGGCAAGTTCCCCTTCTTCCGCGGCAGCTACACTGGCTGGCGAAACTCCGTGCGCCACAATCTGTCGCTCAACGACTGCTTCGTCAAGGTGCTGCGCGACCCCTCGCGGCCTTGGGGCAAGGATAACTACTGGATGCTCAACCCCAACAGCGAGTATACCTTCGCCGACGGGGTCTTTCGCCGCCGCCGCAAGCGACTCAGCCAAAGGGCGGCGGCCCCCGCACCCGGGCTGCAGCCAGAGGAGGCTGCTGACCCGCCTTCAGCTCCCGCAGCCCTGGGCTCGACCCAACCCCGGCCCCCCACCCTTCAGGAGGGGCGCGTCAGCCCCGTGGGCAAATTCTCCAGCTCCTTTGCCATAGACAGCATCCTCAGCAAGCCTTTCCGCAACCGTCTGGACGGAGACTCGGTTCCCCGAATGCGGCTGCCATGGGGCGCCACGCCCTGCCCTCCGCTGCCCGCATACCCCGCATTCCTCCCCCGCGCGTCCAGCGGGGCAGTACTGCCGCTCTGCGCGTGTGGTGCTGCCGAGCCAGCTCCGCATATCCTGCTTGCGCCCTTCTCCGCCTCGGCGCCTGCCAAGCCTTTCCGAGTCCCAGCGACCGGCGGCGGCGGGCACCCGTACTGCCCCCTGAGGCTGCCCTCAGCCCTACAGGCAGCCTCGGCCCGGGGCCCGGGCCCTCACCTGCCCTACCCCGTGGAGACGCTCCTGGCCTGA